The Argopecten irradians isolate NY chromosome 6, Ai_NY, whole genome shotgun sequence genome has a window encoding:
- the LOC138326424 gene encoding uncharacterized protein: MANRSTLLANSSTLLVNGSTLRILLADGSTLLANSSTLLANSSTLLADRSTLLANSSTLLADRSTPLANSSTLLADRSTLLANRSTLLANRSTLLANRSTLLANSSTLLANSSTLLANRKVHNTLANSSTLLANRSTLLANRSTQCILANSSTLLANRSTLLANRSTLLANRSTLLANRSTLLANRSTLLANRSTLLANRSTLLANSSTLLANRSTLLANRSTLLANSSTLLANRSTLLANSSTLLANRSTLLANSSTLLANRSTLLANSSTLLANRSTLLATLQEVVHYWLTEVHYWLTAVHYWITEVHYRLTAVHYWLTEVHYWLKKSTLLANSSTLLANRSTLLANRSTLLANSSTLLANRSTLLANSSTLLANRSTLLANRSTLLANRSTLLANRSTLLANRSTQCILANSNTLRLTEVHYWLTAVHYWLTEVHYCNDILANSNTLLANRSTLLANRSTLLAYSSTLLANSSTLLANRSTLLANRSTLLANRSTLLANRSTLLANRSTLLANRSTLLANSSTLLANSSTLLATSLLANRSTLLANSSTLLANRSTLLANRSTLLANSSTLLANRSTLLANRSTLLANRSTLLANRSTLLANRSTLLANRSTLLANSSTLLANRSTLLANRSTLLANSSTLLANRSTLQAKNSTLLANRSTLLANSSTLLANRSTLLANSSTLLANRSTLLANRSTLLANRSTLLANRSTLLANSSTLLANRSTLLANRSTLLANSSTLLANRSTLLANRSTLLANRSTLLANRSTLLAYRSTQCILANSNTLLANRSTLLVYSSTLLAYRSTQRILANSNTLLANRSTLLANRSTLLAYSSTLLANRSTLLANSSTLLDNRSTLQANSSTLLANRSTLLANRSTLLANRSTLLADSSTLLAYRSTLLANSTCYPCVIITSIIRGDNLYKA; this comes from the exons ATGGCTAACAGAAGTACACTACTGGCTAACAGCAGTACACTATTGGTTAATGGAAGTACACTACGTATACTACTGGCTGATGGCAGTACACTACTGGCTAACAGCAGTACACTACTGGCTAACAGCAGTACACTATTAGCTGACAGAAGTACACTACTGGCTAACAGCAGTACACTATTGGCTGACAGAAGTACACCACTGGCTAACAGCAGTACACTATTGGCTGACAGAAGTACACTACTGGCTAACAGAAGTACACTACTGGCTAACAGAAGTACACTACTGGCTAACAGAAGTACACTACTGGCTAACAGCAGTACACTACTGGCTAACAGCAGTACACTACTGGCTAACAGAA AAGTACACAATACACTGGCTAACAGCAGTACACTACTGGCTAATAGAAGTACACTACTGGCTAACAGAAGTACACAATGTATACTGGCTAACAGCAGTACACTACTGGCTAACAGAAGTACACTACTGGCTAACAGAAGTACACTACTGGCTAACAGAAGTACACTACTGGCTAACAGAAGTACACTACTGGCTAACAGAAGTACACTACTGGCTAACAGAAGTACACTACTGGCTAACAGAAGTACACTACTGGCTAACAGCAGTACACTACTGGCTAACAGAAGTACACTACTGGCTAACAGAAGTACACTACTGGCTAACAGCAGTACACTACTGGCTAACAGAAGTACACTACTGGCTAACAGCAGTACACTACTGGCTAACAGAAGTACACTACTGGCTAACAGCAGTACACTACTGGCTAATAGAAGTACACTACTGGCTAACAGCAGTACACTACTGGCTAACAGAAGTACACTACTGGCTACACTACAGGAAGTAGTACACTACTGGCTAACAGAAGTACACTACTGGCTAACAGCAGTACACTACTGGATAACAGAAGTACACTACAGGCTAACAGCAGTACACTACTGGCTAACAGAAGTACACTACTGGCTAAAGAA AAGTACACTACTGGCTAACAGCAGTACACTACTGGCTAACAGAAGTACACTACTGGCTAACAGAAGTACACTACTGGCTAACAGCAGTACACTACTGGCTAACAGAAGTACACTACTGGCTAACAGCAGTACACTACTGGCTAACAGAAGTACACTACTGGCTAACAGAAGTACACTACTGGCTAACAGAAGTACACTACTGGCTAACAGAAGTACACTACTGGCTAACAGAAGTACACAATGTATACTGGCTAACAGCAATACACTACGGCTAACAGAAGTACACTACTGGCTTACAGCAGTACACTACTGGCTAACAGAAGTACACTACTGTAACGATATACTGGCTAACAGCAATACACTACTGGCTAATAGAAGTACACTACTGGCTAACAGAAGTACACTACTGGCTTACAGCAGTACTTTACTGGCTAACAGCAGTACACTACTGGCTAACAGAAGTACACTACTGGCTAACAGAAGTACACTACTGGCTAACAGAAGTACACTACTGGCTAACAGAAGTACACTACTGGCTAACAGAAGTACACTACTGGCTAACAGAAGTACACTACTGGCTAACAGCAGTACACTACTGGCTAACAGCAGTACACTACTG GCTACATCACTACTGGCTAACAGAAGTACACTACTGGCTAACAGCAGTACACTACTGGCTAACAGAAGTACACTACTGGCTAACAGAAGTACACTACTGGCTAACAGCAGTACACTACTGGCTAACAGAAGTACACTACTGGCTAACAGAAGTACACTACTGGCTAACAGAAGTACACTATTGGCTAACAGAAGTACACTACTGGCTAACAGAAGTACACTACTGGCTAACAGAAGTACACTACTGGCTAACAGCAGTACACTACTGGCTAACAGAAGTACACTACTGGCTAACAGAAGTACACTACTGGCTAACAGCAGTACACTACTGGCTAACAGAAGTACACTACAGGCTAAGAA CAGTACACTACTGGCTAACAGAAGTACACTACTGGCTAACAGCAGTACACTACTGGCTAACAGAAGTACACTACTGGCTAACAGCAGTACACTACTGGCTAACAGAAGTACACTACTGGCTAACAGAAGTACACTACTGGCTAACAGAAGTACACTACTGGCTAACAGAAGTACACTACTGGCTAACAGCAGTACACTACTGGCTAACAGAAGTACACTACTGGCTAACAGAAGTACACTACTGGCTAACAGCAGTACACTACTGGCTAACAGAAGTACACTACTGGCTAACAGAAGTACACTACTGGCTAACAGAAGTACACTACTGGCTAACAGAAGTACACTACTGGCTTACAGAAGTACACAATGTATACTGGCTAACAGCAATACACTACTGGCTAACAGAAGTACACTACTAGTTTACAGCAGTACACTACTGGCTTACAGAAGTACACAACGTATACTGGCTAACAGCAATACACTATTGGCTAACAGAAGTACACTTCTGGCTAATAGAAGTACACTACTGGCTTACAGCAGTACTTTACTGGCTAACAGAAGTACACTACTGGCTAACAGCAGTACACTACTGGATAACAGAAGTACACTACAGGCTAACAGCAGTACACTACTGGCTAACAGAAGTACACTACTGGCTAACAGAAGTACACTACTGGCTAACAGAAGTACACTACTGGCTGACAGCAGTACACTACTGGCTTACAGAAGTACACTACTGGCTAACAGCACATGTTACCCGTGTGTGATCATTACGTCTAtaataaggggagacaatctttACAAAGCCTAA